The proteins below are encoded in one region of Leptotrichia sp. OH3620_COT-345:
- a CDS encoding DUF2023 family protein: MDDGVKKSFIKYNYELFAHHLYELEKGLRHLVLHTAPIEAVNDMVRKLEKNDVTYHIQEINGDKINLFFGEKECVETIKMFNNKALNKYTPEEDFILGILLGYDPLKQTKRYLKFKDKI; this comes from the coding sequence ATGGACGACGGAGTTAAAAAAAGTTTTATAAAGTATAATTATGAACTTTTTGCCCATCATTTATACGAGTTGGAAAAAGGACTAAGACATTTAGTATTACATACAGCACCTATTGAAGCTGTTAATGATATGGTAAGAAAACTGGAAAAAAACGATGTTACTTATCACATACAAGAAATAAATGGTGATAAAATAAATTTATTTTTCGGAGAAAAAGAGTGTGTGGAAACAATAAAAATGTTCAATAACAAAGCTCTTAATAAATATACTCCTGAAGAAGATTTTATATTAGGCATTTTATTGGGTTATGATCCGTTAAAGCAAACAAAAAGGTACTTAAAGTTTAAAGATAAGATTTGA
- a CDS encoding flavodoxin: protein MSKIGIFYGSTTGVTEDIANRIAEKLDGVEVYNISGNEDKLGDYDVLILGTSTWGFGDLQDDWQTALDSLSSLDLNGKKVAYFGTGDQVTFADTFIDGIAIIHEEIQNSGVTLVGETDIDGYDFGESRAVKNSKFLGLAIDEVNQSDLTDERIEAWTTELKKVL, encoded by the coding sequence ATGTCAAAAATTGGTATTTTTTATGGTTCAACAACAGGAGTTACAGAAGATATTGCTAACAGAATAGCTGAAAAACTCGATGGAGTTGAAGTATATAATATTTCAGGTAATGAAGATAAACTGGGAGATTATGATGTTTTAATCTTAGGAACTTCGACTTGGGGATTCGGAGATTTACAGGATGATTGGCAGACGGCATTAGATTCATTATCCAGTCTTGATTTAAACGGTAAGAAAGTAGCATATTTCGGAACGGGAGATCAAGTGACTTTTGCTGATACATTCATAGACGGAATAGCAATTATACATGAAGAAATTCAAAATTCCGGAGTGACATTAGTAGGAGAAACTGATATAGACGGATATGATTTTGGTGAGTCCAGAGCAGTTAAAAATTCCAAATTTTTAGGTTTAGCTATTGATGAAGTAAACCAATCGGATTTAACTGATGAAAGGATAGAAGCATGGACGACGGAGTTAAAAAAAGTTTTATAA